A genomic stretch from Camelus dromedarius isolate mCamDro1 chromosome 10, mCamDro1.pat, whole genome shotgun sequence includes:
- the LOC105104659 gene encoding complement C5 — MYCIVLCQILKLIPVIPLGRFFQETKAIDVKYIRSPYTLDLFPTSLFLKPGIPYSIKVQVRDASAHFVGGIAVTLTANTIDKTQEKRDLDPRKSTTNYSDGVASFVVNIPPDVTTLEFHVRTDDPDLPEEYQASNDYQAVAYSSRSQSFLSLSWTDSYKSLLVGEYLSITVTPKSPYVDKITHYNYLILSKGRIVHFGKEKKLPGSPYQHLNLSVTQHMVPRAHLLVYYIVTGEQAAELVSDSVCLNIEEKCGNQLQIHLSPNKDVHSPGEAISLLMETQSESWVALSSVGRAVYGIQERSKNPMEKVLQSLDKSNQDCGASDGMNNAEVFYLAGLTVLTNANADDSQQDADGLFKKILRSRRNLKEQIENLASTFKHSLIQKCCYHGAYRGEKTCEERAARITIHPKCARAFTQCCNLATKLRMETYILVNMRRRGLLKTNIEVVSSTFLENWLWKIYHVPKRHQLELILPDFLTTWEIQGIGISNKGLCVADVLRLQVQEDDFLTINNNVTRVN; from the exons ATGTACTGCATTGTTCTTTGTCAAATTCTCAAATTGATACCTGTTATCCCATTAGGTAGATTCTTCCAAGAAACCAAAGCAATTGATGTCAAATACATCCGGTCTCCTTACACACTGGATTTGTTTCCTACTTCTCTTTTCCTGAAGCCTGGGATTCCATATTCAATCAAG GTGCAGGTGAGGGATGCCTCTGCCCATTTCGTAGGAGGGATTGCAGTAACCTTGACAGCAAACACAATTGATAAAACTCAGGAGAAGAGAGATCTGGATCCAAGAAAAAGTACAACAAATTATAGTGACGGAGTAGCTTCATTTGTGGTTAACATTCCCCCTGATGTGACAACACTGGAGTTTCAC GTCAGAACTGATGACCCAGACCTCCCAGAAGAATATCAGGCCAGCAATGACTATCAAGCAGTGGCCTACTCATCACGAAGCCAAAGCTTCCTTTCTCTTAGCTGGACAGACAGCTACAAGAGTTTGCTTGTGGGAGAATATCTGAGCATAACTGTTACCCCTAAAAGTCCATATGTTGACAAGATTACACACTACAATTACTTG attttgtcTAAGGGCAGAATTGTACACTTCGGCAAAGAGAAGAAACTCCCAGGTTCACCTTACCAACATTTAAACCTTTCCGTGACTCAGCACATGGTTCCTAGAGCCCATCTCCTGGTCTATTATATCGTCACAGGAGAGCAGGCAGCAGAATTAGTGTCTGACTCAGTCTGCCTAAATATTGAAGAAAAGTGTGGCAACCAGCTCCAG ATCCATCTGTCTCCAAATAAAGATGTGCACTCTCCAGGCGAAGCTATATCTCTTCTTATGGAAACTCAGTCAGAATCGTGGGTAGCATTGTCATCAGTGGGCCGTGCTGTATATGGCATCCAAGAGAGAAGCAAAAATCCCATGGAAAAA GTACTTCAATCTTTAGATAAAAGTAACCAAGACTGTGGAGCAAGTGATGGCATGAATAATGCTGAAGTATTCTACTTAGCAGGACTCACTGTCCTCACCAATGCAAATGCAGATGACTCCCAACAAGATG CAGATGGATTGTTTAAGAAAATTCTCAGATCAAGAAGAAATTTGAAAGAGCAAATTGAAAACCTAG CATCCACATTCAAACACAGCCTGATCCAGAAGTGCTGTTACCACGGAGCCTATCGAGGGGAAAAGACCTGCGAGGAGAGAGCTGCCCGAATTACCATCCACCCAAAATGTGCCAGAGCTTTCACTCAGTGTTGCAACCTGGCAACTAAGCTGCGGATGGAGACTTACATCCTTGTAAACATGAGAAGGCGAG GTTTATTAAAGACAAACATAGAAGTTGTAAGCAGCACTTTTTTAGAAAACTGGTTATGGAAAATATATCATGTCCCTAAAAG gcaTCAGCTAGAGTTGATACTACCTGATTTTCTAACTACCTGGGAAATTCAAGGTATTGGCATTTCGAATAAAG GTCTGTGTGTGGCTGATGTGCTGCGACTGCAGGTGCAAGAAGATGATTTCCTGACCATAAACAACAATGTTACAAGAGTCAATTAA